DNA from Kitasatospora acidiphila:
GCTGCGCGATCTCCTGGTTGCCCAGCCGATGGAGCAGCAGGAGGAACACCTCGTACTCGCGAACCGTCAGGCCCTGGCGCCGCAGCTCGGCCGGCACCGCCGCGGTGCCGGTGCGGCGCTGCGGAACGGCCGCGCCCGCCCGCCGCAGCAGCTCGCGGCAGGCGCCGGCGACCGAGGGGACGGCGGCGGTGTGGAAGTACTCCTCGGCGCCGCGCAGCCACTCCACCGGATCGCCCCAGCCGTCCGCCAGGGCGGCCTCCGCGACCAGCCGCAGCCCGAGCCGGTGGGCCATCAGGAACGGCGCGCCGGCTCGGCCCGCCTCGGCAACGGCCTCCAGCGCGGCGGCGGTTCGCCCGGCCCGCCCCTCGTGCACCGCGTGCGCCAGCCGCTCGAACTGGCGGTTCCAGGGCAGCGCGGCGGCCGGATGGGCGGCCGCGGCGGCGTGCTCCGCCGGATCGGCCTGCCCGGACAGGGCCCGCAGCAGCGGCCGCAGGCCGTAGCGGCCGCTGAGGTAGAAGACCGAGGGGTTCTGGTCCTCCCAGGCCAGCGCGCGGTCCAGTTCGCCCAGTGCCTCCCGGCGGTCCTCCTCCAGCAGCGCACAGACCGCTCGGCTGCCGAAGACGAGGGGCAGTTGCAGCGACCTCTCGCCGTCCCAGCGGCGGAACTCGGCGAGTTCCCGCTCCATCTCGCGCCGCCGTCCCCGGTGCGCGGCGAGCGCCGCCCGGGTGAGCAGCACGAGTTGGTGGTTGTCGGCGTTGCGCAGCCTGGCGGTGGCCTCGACGCAGCGGTCCGTCAGGTCGCGGGCGGTGGCGTACTCGCCGCGCAGGACCGCCTGGATGGCCAGGGTGGCCTCGGCGGTGTGCATCAGCACCAGGGCGCCGTGGCGCAGGGCCGCGCGGTGGGCGCGCTGCAGCCGGGCGGAGGAGCCGCTGCGCAGGAACTCGTTGGCGCCGAGCCGCAGCAGGAGGGTCACCTGCCAGGTGGTCAGCCCGTGTTCGGTGGCCAGCGCGAGGCCGCGTTCCAGGCAGGCGTCGGCCCGGTCGAAACCGTGCCGGCGCTCGAACAGGGCCAGCAGGTCCCAGGCCTGGCAGGCGACTTCGGCGAGCCCGGCCTGTTCGGCGCCGGCGGCGGCTCGGCGCGCCAGCCGTTCCGCTTCGGCGGCCCGGTCGGTACCGGTCCGTTCCACGCCGGCGAACACCAGGTACGCCTCGACCACATCCACCGCCGGCGTCTGGGCGGCGCTGTCGAAGCCGCCGAGCAGGCCGCGGACGTGCTGCACCCGGGTGGCGGCGTCCTGGTACCGCGAGGCGGTGACGGCGGCCCAGGCGAGCCGGGTGTGCAGCGCGACGGTGCGGGCGGCGTCGAGCGCCCCCGGTCCGGCTTCCGGCAGCGCCTCGGCCAGGGTGAGCGCGCGGTCCAGCTGGCCGGTCTCGATCAGTGTGTAGACCAGCTGTTCGGCCACCGGTGTCCGGTCGGCGGCCGCGGCGGGATCGGCGAGCAGCTCGTGGGCCTGCTCCAGCAGCGCGACGGCGGAGTTGACGGCTCCACCGGCCCGCGCCGCCCGCGCGGCCTCGGCGTAGCGCAGCGCGGCCGCCCGGGTGTCCCCGGCCGTCAACCGCAGTGCCGCGACCTGCGGGCACCACTCGCCGGGCAGGCCCGGGTGGGCGCGTTCGACGGCGTCGGCGGCCTGGGAGGCGATGGCCGCCCGCTCGGAGGGGAGCAGTTGGGCGAGCAGTGCCTCGGCGGTCAGTGCGTGCCGGAACTCGTACCAGTCGCCCACCGGGCCGCTGGGCGAGATCAGTTGGGCGTCGATGCCGGCCCGCAGGTGGACCAGCAGGTCGCGGTCGTCCAGTCCGGTGACCAGCTTGAGCACGGGGAGCGAAAAGCGTCGCCCGAGCACGGCGGCGCGCTCCAGCATGGTCCGCCCGGCCGGGCTGAGGCGGGCGGCGCGCTGGGCCACGCTGTGCACCACGGTGGTCGGTACGTCGATGCCCAGGTCGCCGCGGATCTGCCAGTCGCCGGCCGGCCCACGGCTCAGCCCGCCCGCGCTGACCATGCCGCCGAGCAGTTCCTCGACCACGAAGGGGTTGCCCTCGGCATCGCGGACCAGCCGGTCGGCCACCTCCGCGGGCAGCTGTCCGTCGCCGATCGCGAGCGCGGCGGCGGCCATGGTGCGGACCTCGTCGGCGGTCAGCGGTCGCAGCTCGGTGAGTACGGCGGTCCGGCGCAGGGCCGCGGTCCGGGCCAACTCGCCGGCCTGGTCCGCGTCGGGGCGCAGGGTGGCCACCAGGCAGACGGGCAGGTTGCGGAGGTTGTCGCAGAGGTACTCCAGGACGGCCAGGGTCTCGGCTTCGGCGTCGTGCAGGTCCTCGATGACCAACAGGCAGCCGGGCTGCCGGTGTTGACCCAGGTCGCGCCCGATCGCGAGCAGCAGGCGCAGCACCGCCTCGGCGGTCTCGAACAGCGAGGCGGGTTCGCCGGCCGGTTCAGCGGTGCGCCACTCGGGCAGCAGGTTGCCCAACGCGGAGCGGTACGGCACCAGTTCGGGGCTCTGCGGCGGTCCGCCGAGCCGGAAGTAGGAGAGCAGGGCCTCGGCGATCGGGCGGAACGGCATGGTCGCCCCGGTGGTCGCGGCCCGGCCGCGCAACACGGCCAGGCCGCTCGAGAACGCGCGGTACGCGCACTCGGCGGCCAGCCGCGACTTGCCGATCCCGGCCTCGCCGAGCAGGAACACTGCCCGGCCCTCCCCTTGCCGTGCGGCGGCGAGGCAGGCGTCCAGAAGCGTGAGCTCATCGCCCCGACCCACCACCACCGGTGATGTGATGAGCATGTGCAGAGGCTATCGCCAGTTCTGACGATCCGCCAGAACATGGACAGGTCTGGGTCGCACGGGATCACTGGCCGGTGACGCTGCGGGTGGGAACGGAGAGGTGAGCGTGCAGTACCGGATCAGTGCCCGGTGACGCTGCAGGTGGGGAACGGAGAGGTGAGCGTGCAGTACGGGTCGATGGCGGGAGCGGGCAGGGCGGCGAGCAGCCGGGCCCGGCGGCCGACCGTCGCGCTGGTGGCGAGCCGGATCTCGCCGGCCGGGTGGGCGGGCCCGCTCCAGGCCGCGGTAGCCGGGCTCTGCCAGCCGGTGGCCGGTGTGTCATTGCTCATCGGACTGCTCCTTCGTGGGGTGGTGGGTCGTCAGTTGTGCGGGTTCGCGGGGTGCAGCAGGAGGACCGACGGGACGCGGCTGCCGAAGCCGAGCCTGAGCAGCCCGTACCCGATGCCGGCCAGTCCGGCCAGCAGCCCGGGGCTGCTGACCGCGTCGGGCGTGCCGCAGCGCGGGCCGAACCGGTCGAGTCCGGCCAGCAGTGCGCCTGCCCGGGGCACCACGGCCCCGGGATCGGCCAGGCCCGCCGCACCGGCGGTGAGCAGCAGCTCGATGGCGCCGGTCGCGCCGTGGCAGAGGCTGTGATCGCCGACGGTGCGCGAGGCGGCGGCTGCGACGGCGCGGTCCAGCAGGGCGGCCAGTGCGGGGTCGGCGGTCGCGGTGCCGCTGTCGGCCAGGGCCAGTGCGGTCCCTGACGGTCCGTCGCACCAGCCGGTGCCGACGGCGGCGGTGGCCTCCCGGTCGGCTGCCGTGTGCAGCGCTGCCAGGCCCGCCGCGGCGTGCCGGGCCGTGCCGCCGGCCGCGGCGTACCGCAGCAGCGCCCAGCCGATGCCGGCCGCGCCGCTGCGGAAGCCGCCGGACGGGAGGTCCTCGGGCGCCCGGGCGGCGAGCCGGTCGGCGCAGGCGAGGGCGGCCCGGGCGGCGCGCGCGGAGCCGGTGCTCCGCTGGACGGCGAGCATCGCGGCCAGGCATCCGGCGTCGCCGTCCAGCAGCCCGGCCTCTTCGGCCGGTCCGGTCGTCAGCCCGGCCTCTTCGGCCGGTCCGGTCGTCAGGTCGACCGCCATGGCCGCCAGGTCGACGGCGGTGTCGGCCCAGGCGGCGATTTCGCCGTCGTCCAGCAGGGCGGCGAGCCGGCTGAGCGCGTAGGCGATCCCGCCGAGGCCGGCGAAGCCGGCGCCGATGGCCGTCAGGTCGCCCGGCCGGTCGGCCAGCGCGGTGAGCAGGCTGGGGACGGGGGTCAGCGTGCGCCTGGCCGCCGAGGTGAACCGCTCGGTGCCGGTGAGCGCGGCGAGTTGGGCCAGGAAGAGCGCGGTGCCGCAGTATCCGTGGGGCAGGCCGGCGCCCTGCGGCAGGATCGCCCAGAGTCGGTCGTCGAGCGGTTCCAGGCCGAGCCAGTTCACCCGGCGGCCGTCGTCGTGCGCGTCGGCCAGGATCCGGTCGGCGATCCCGCAGGCGGCTGCCAGCAGCCGCTCCGGGTCGGGGACCGTCGCGGCCAGTGGACTGGGCGGCGGTGCGGCGGTGGCGTGGTGGCCGGTGCGGCGGGTGGCGAGCGCGGCGCGGATCACCCATTCCTGGTCGGACCGGTCGGTTCGGTTCATCGTGGCGAGCCGGCGCTCGGCGCGGGCCAGACCGGATTCCTTGACCAGCCCGGTGGCCGTGCGGGTGCCCGCCGTCAGTTCGGTGCTGCCGGGCCGGCAGCCGACCAGCGGGACGTCGCCCGCCCAGAGCGCGGCCGACTCGGCGCCGGTCAGCGGGTGCGGCGCCGGTTCCACGGACGGGTCCCGCCACAGGGTGTCGAGCAGCCGGTCGCGTTCCAGGGCGTCGCGCAGCACGTCGGGGTGGGTGGACTCGTCGAGCAGGGTGGCGTACCAGTGGGTGGGGCGCAGCACGGCCCGGGTCTCGTCGGCCGCGAAGCCGGCCAACAGGCCGTCGGGGCCGGTCAGTTCGTCGCGATGGGCGAGGATGGCGTCGTAGCCGTCGCGGAAGCCGTCGAGCAGTGCCTCGGTGTGCCCGCCCGGGTCGGCGTCGATGCCCGCCAGCCGCGGCCGGTTGGCCGCGCCCTGGAACACGCCGGTGGTGCGGACCAGGCGCATCTCGTCGGTGGCGGGCGCGTCCCAGCCGGTGACGTCGTTCGGCAGCGGGGTGTCGCGGTCTCCGCCGAGCGCGGAGAGGTCGAGGGTGCCGTGCTCGCCGGCCACCAGGCAGGGCAGCAGCGCGGTCCGGTAGACGGAGGACTGGAAGGCCGCCAGGGCGGGGTCGTCCGCCGCCGGCTGAGCCGGGGCGGGGTGGAAGAGCGTCTCCAGGTCCACCAGGACCGGCTGGTCCGCGCAGGCGAGCAGGTTCTCGAAGTGGACGTCGGTGCCCCCGAGGGCGTGGACCAGGGCCAGCAGTGTGCCGAGCCGCCGGTAGAACCGGCCGACCTGCGCCTGGTCGGTGCACGGCGCGGCGGCAGCGTGCTCCACCCAGCCGTAACCGGGCCGCTCAAGTACGGCCAGGGTCCGCAGGTCCAGGCCGGGCAGCCGGGAGTTGAGCCAGCGGACGGTGTCGTTGAAATGGCGGTGCACGGCGAGCGGACGGGGTTTGAGGACCGCTCTGGCGCCGTGCTCGAAGCGCAGGACGGCGACCGATCGGCCGCCGCGGTGGCGGTCGCCGGCCCCGGTGGTCACCTCGACCAGCCGGCCCGGGTCGGCGCCCGCGAGGAGTGCTCCGACCAGCGCGGTCCGGTCGGCGCACAAGCGCTCCAGCAGTTCGGACCAGGCCGCCACGGCCTGGTCGCAGCACTGCGCCAACAGCCGGGCCAGCACCGGGTATTCGGTGAGCAGGGCGCGCAGGCTAGGCCGCGCCGAGGTCTGCCGGACGAAGTCCGCGAACCGCCGCTCGGGCGTACCGCCCTGCAGCCGCCCGGCCACCCGCAGCACATTGAGCTCCAACACCAGGGTCCGCCGTGCCAGTTGGACCAGTGCCGCGCCCAACTGATCGGTGAAGCAGCGGCGCAGGGCCGCCAGATCGGCCAGGGCGCCGAGGCCGGCCTGCTCGGCGGCCCGCAGCAGCCGCTCGGCCGCCGTCTCGGTGAACGGCGCGAGCACCGCCGCGAAGCCTTCCGACCAGGAGCCGTCGCCCGGCGGCAGCGCCGGGTCGAGCGGAGCGGCCGCGATCGCCCGCTCGACCGTGCCGACCCAGGGCGGCTCGCCGATCCGGGCCGCCAGCGCCGCGGGCTCCTCGGCGAGCAGGGCGCACAGCCCGTTCTCGTCCAGCCCGAGGTCGGCCAGCCGGGCCCTGAAGAGCGCGGCCGACGGGTAGTCGCGGCGCCACAGCCCGGTCAAGTCACCCGGGTCGGCGGCGGGTTGCGGGGGTGCCGGCAGCCGCTCGGCCAGCGCCACGCCGCCCGCCCACCAGGTCTGCGGATCGGTCATGCCCGAGAGCATGCCAGCGCGCGGGCGGGTGCCGTATGGGGGCCGGCCCCCATATTCCGGGGTGGACGGCGACCGCGGCCGGGCCGGAGCGCGGAATGCGGGGGCCGCTACCCATGGGAAGCCGGTGCCCGGCGGGCCACGCTCGGTCCATGAATCCGAAAACTTCGGCGCTGCCGATCAACGACGTACGGATCAGCGTGCTCGGCCCGGTCACCGCCCTGGTGGGCGGCGTGCGGGTCCCCCTCGGCGGGCGTCGGCCGAAGGCGCTGCTGGCCGCGCTGCTGCTGGCCGAGGGGCGCTGGTCTCGGAGGAGCAGCTGATCGACGCGGTCTGGGACGACCGCCTGCCGGAGAAGCCCCGGCAGGCCCTGCACACCTACATCGCCGACCTGCGGCGGGTGTTGGAGCCTCGGCGGCGGTCCCGGGAGGAGCCGTTGGTGCTGCGGCGCCGACCGGCCGGCTATGCGCTCGCGGTCGATCCCTGGGCGGTGGACGCGCGCCGGTTCGGCGAGCTGGTGCTGGCCGCCCACCGCGCGTCCACCATCGGGCAGCCGGCCGAGGCGAGGAGTTGGGCCGACCAGGCACTGGGCCTGTGGACCGGCCCGGCCTACGCGGACCTGGCGGACGCCCGCTTCCTGTGCGCCGAGATCAGCCGGTTGGAGGAGCTGCGCTCGCTCGCCCGCGAGGTGCGGGTCGCGGCCCGGCTCGCCCTCGGCGAGCACCGGCTCTCGCTGCTGGAGAGCCGGGCCCTGACGACCGAGTACCCGCTGCGCGAGTCCGGGTGGGCGCTGTGGGCGCTGGCGCTGTACCGTTCCGGGCGGCAGGCCGAGGCGCTGGAGGCCCTCGGGGCCGCCCGTCGGCTGCTGCGCGAGCAACTCGGGGCCGACCCCGGCCCGGAGTTGACGCTGCTCACGCAGCGGGTGCTGGCCCATGATCCGGTACTGCTGGAGAAGTGACGCCGACTCGGTCGGCCTTCGGCTCGGCGGCCCGGGGCGCCGCCACGTCCAGCCCCCGGCCCAGCACGACGGTCAGCGCGCAGCACGCGAACAGCCCGGCGACCACGCCGAGCGCGCTGCGCGCACCGCCGGTCTGCACCAGCACTCCGGCGGCGAGCGGCGCGAGCGGCTGCAGCGCGCTGCCGATGAACGAGCTGGTGCCGGTCACCCGGCCGTACACCTCGTAGTCCACCAGCTGCATCGTGGTCGCCCCGATCGCCGCACCCACCACCGGTCCGAGCAGCAGCACCGCGGCCAGTGCGCCGCCGAGCGCCACCGGTCCGCCGACCAGCGCCGCGACCGCGGCCGCCAGCAGCCGCACCAGGCAGACGGCCAGCATCAGCCGCCGCAGCCCGAGTCGCCGGTAGACCCAGGGGGCCACCGTCGAGCCGGCCAGACCGGCGGCCGCGGCGGCGGACAGCGAGAGGCCCACGCCGCCCCCGCCGGCCCCGGGCCGCAGCAGCACCACGAACAGCAGCATCGAGACGGCGGGGTTCGCGAGTTGTGAGTACACCAGGGTGCTGCGCAGGAACGGCGTGGTGCGCAGCACCCGCAGGCCTTCCCGCAGTCGGGGCCGCTCGGGGCGCCCGGTCCGCTCGTCCGGTGCGGGCGCTGCCCCGGCCGGCAGGCCGCGGACCGCGACCAGCGAAGCGGCGTACGTCAGGGCGTCGGTCAGGAACGGCACCGCCCGGCCGGCGGCGAAGAGCGCGCCGCCGACGGCCGGGCCCACGATGCTCGCCGTGTAGCCGCGGATCTGGTTGACCGAGACCGCCTCCGGCAGCTGGTCGGCCGGTACGACGGTCCGCAGCATCTTGCCCGCGGCCGGTCCGAAGGGCATCGACGCCGCATTGGCGACCACCACGGCCAGGGCCAGCAGCCAGAACGGCGTGCGGTGGAGCAGCGCGCCCGCCGCGATCGTGCCGACCGCGACCAGCCGGACCGTGTCGCAGGCGAGCAGGACCCGCCGCGGCGGGTACCGGTCGGCCAGCTGCCCCGCGGGCATGGACGTCAACCAGGTGGTCAGGAAGGTGAGCGTGCCGAGCACACCGGCCTCGGCGGCCGAGCCGCTGGCGGCCACCGCCAGCATGGGCAGCGCCAGGACGGTGACCGAGCTGCCCAGGTCGGAGGTGAACTGGCCGATCCACATCCGCCGGAAGGCGGGGTTGCCGCTGATCGCGGCGAACCGCCGCCCCGGCAGCCTCATGGCAGCAGTCCGTCCACCGTGAAGAGGGCGTTGGTCCGCCCGCCCGGCCGGGCCTTGCGCAGCCGGTCGAGGAAGAGCGCCACCCCGATCGAACCGGTGGCCAGGTCCACGGACTCGCGGATGGCCTGCTCGCCGGGGAAGGCGATGCCCTCCGGCCGCTCGATCCGGCTCAGCAGCACGCCCTTCGCCACCCGCCGCGCCTCGGCGAACCAGCGCTGTTCGCCGAGTAGTTCGCCGGCGTCCAGCAGCAGGTTGCCCTGCCCGGCCAGGCCGTGGAAGAGCTGCGGCATGACGGTGTACTTGGCGACCGAGCCGGCCACCAGACGCGGGACGGCCGCCTCCAGTTCACGGTCGGGCCGGGCCACCAGCCAGCGCAGCGCGGCGGTCGCCACACCCGCCGTGCCCTCGTCCCAGTAGCAGCGCAGCACCGGGTCGGCCGGCGGCTCGTCGGCATCCGCGGAGCGGGCGTAGCGGCGGAAGAACCACCGGTCGTCGGCGGTCACGACCGCCTGGTCCAGCTCGAACCCGAGGGCCGCACGGCCGAGTTCACACCACCGCTGCTCGCCGGTGGCCAGGTGCAGGTAGAGCAGGAAGAGCGAGATGCCGGACGCGCCGTAGGCGTAGCCCAGCCTGGCGGGGGACGACTGGCCGTGCCGCTCGGGTTCGGGCCAGTGGACGCCGGCCGCGTCGCGCACGCAGGCGGCGGCGAGCGCCTCACCGGCGGCCCGGGCGTCGTCCAGCAGCCGCTGCTCGCCGGTCCGTTGCCACAGCTGCAGGCAGGCCAGGCCGTAACCGGCCGAGCCGTGCAGCACGTTGTGCGCGGCGAACCGGAGCGGGTGGGCGCGGGCCCGGTCCATCAGCGCCAACGCGGCTGGGGAGTGACCGAGTTCGTCCAGCACCCAGGCGATGCCGGCCTGGCCGAGGAAGAGGCCCGGCGGGTAGTGGGAGGAGTTGACGTCCTGGGCGAGCACCCAGGAGCGCAGCCGGGACGGCACCGTGCCCCGCAGTTGCCGCAGGCCGTGCAGCACGCCTGCCGCGCCGAAGGCCAGCGAGAGCGGGTTGGTCTCGAAGAGCAGCGGATCGGCGGGGAACAGCCGGTCGCCACGCTGCGGGTCGGCCACCGCCTCCGCGTAGCGCGCGGCGCCCTCGACCACCGCGGCGAGGTCGGCGTCGCCCAGTCCCGGCACCTGCTCCGGATCGCCGTAGCGCTCGGTGGCGGGCAGTGCCAGCGGTACGGGGGCGGCCCACAGCGCGGGGTCGTCGAAGGGCAGTGCGTCGATCCGCTTGAGCACCTCGGCGCCGGTCAGCGTGTCGTCGGTGAGGTCTTCGCTCATCAGATCCCTTACCAGGGTGATCAGTTCACTGGGAAGTGCCAGGTCCTCCGCGAGCTCGGCCAGGAAGCGCGGCAGGACCGGGCGGTGGAAGCCCACGGTGCTGTTGACCACCATCAGCGAGCTGAAGATCAGTGCGCCGAGCGCGTGCCAGTCGGCGGCGCGGTCATAGCGCCGGGTTGCCAGCAACCGGGGGCTGGCCGAGCCCAGGGTGAGCACGCCCAGGTGCTGGTCGACGTTCTCGCGGACCGCGGCCTCCAGGTCGATGATCGTGATCGACCGGCCGTCCGGGTCGACGAAGACATTGGTGTAGGACAGGTCGCCCAGCAGGATGCCGCGCTGGTGGGCGGCATCGATCGCTTCGGCGATCTGCCGCCACAGGCCCCGCAGGTTCCGGTAGTAGGAGCGGATCGACTCCGGGGCGAGCTCACCCGTGATGACCGGATTGGTGCTGTTGCCGTGCCGGCTGAAGCGCTGGCCCTCGACCTTCTCCTCGACCAGGAAGGCGTGCTCCCACTCCCGGAAGAAGCCGAGCGGCTTCACGAACAGCCCGGTGTCGGACAGCACGCGCAACAGCTGGTACTCCTTCTCCAGCACCTCGGTCGCCGGCACGCCGTCGCCGACGGTCACTCCGTGCCGGGCCTCCTTGAGCACGACCTCCTGGCCGGTCTCCGTGTCGGTCGCGAGGTACACCCCGCCGCGGTTGCCGAAGGAGAGCGCCCGCAGCGGCTGGTAGCGGCCGCCGAGCAGGCCGTCCGGCTCGTCCGGCTCCGGCGGGAACGGGTCGGTGGCCCACTCGGGTACCTCGAACCAGGGCCGCCGGGCATCCAGCACCAGAGTGCCGTCCGGTGCGGTGATCATCAGATCGGACGCCCCGTCAGGTCGCAACTGCCGCTGA
Protein-coding regions in this window:
- the lanKC gene encoding class III lanthionine synthetase LanKC, which gives rise to MLGWESLLHYAQADPRWYETSSRVPFGDTHLALFRAAAGDGWRTFRRGPWFIADPPGAALVAQGWKLHVTAEFGESATILGKALPVLCEARVPFKFLIDEWSANQACGKVFSRSASGKFITVYPADDEQFHAVGTSLAKELEGHGGPYILTDRRWPGSTAVYYRYGGFAAQRQLRPDGASDLMITAPDGTLVLDARRPWFEVPEWATDPFPPEPDEPDGLLGGRYQPLRALSFGNRGGVYLATDTETGQEVVLKEARHGVTVGDGVPATEVLEKEYQLLRVLSDTGLFVKPLGFFREWEHAFLVEEKVEGQRFSRHGNSTNPVITGELAPESIRSYYRNLRGLWRQIAEAIDAAHQRGILLGDLSYTNVFVDPDGRSITIIDLEAAVRENVDQHLGVLTLGSASPRLLATRRYDRAADWHALGALIFSSLMVVNSTVGFHRPVLPRFLAELAEDLALPSELITLVRDLMSEDLTDDTLTGAEVLKRIDALPFDDPALWAAPVPLALPATERYGDPEQVPGLGDADLAAVVEGAARYAEAVADPQRGDRLFPADPLLFETNPLSLAFGAAGVLHGLRQLRGTVPSRLRSWVLAQDVNSSHYPPGLFLGQAGIAWVLDELGHSPAALALMDRARAHPLRFAAHNVLHGSAGYGLACLQLWQRTGEQRLLDDARAAGEALAAACVRDAAGVHWPEPERHGQSSPARLGYAYGASGISLFLLYLHLATGEQRWCELGRAALGFELDQAVVTADDRWFFRRYARSADADEPPADPVLRCYWDEGTAGVATAALRWLVARPDRELEAAVPRLVAGSVAKYTVMPQLFHGLAGQGNLLLDAGELLGEQRWFAEARRVAKGVLLSRIERPEGIAFPGEQAIRESVDLATGSIGVALFLDRLRKARPGGRTNALFTVDGLLP
- a CDS encoding AfsR/SARP family transcriptional regulator, with product MLRRRPAGYALAVDPWAVDARRFGELVLAAHRASTIGQPAEARSWADQALGLWTGPAYADLADARFLCAEISRLEELRSLAREVRVAARLALGEHRLSLLESRALTTEYPLRESGWALWALALYRSGRQAEALEALGAARRLLREQLGADPGPELTLLTQRVLAHDPVLLEK
- a CDS encoding type 2 lanthipeptide synthetase LanM family protein — protein: MTDPQTWWAGGVALAERLPAPPQPAADPGDLTGLWRRDYPSAALFRARLADLGLDENGLCALLAEEPAALAARIGEPPWVGTVERAIAAAPLDPALPPGDGSWSEGFAAVLAPFTETAAERLLRAAEQAGLGALADLAALRRCFTDQLGAALVQLARRTLVLELNVLRVAGRLQGGTPERRFADFVRQTSARPSLRALLTEYPVLARLLAQCCDQAVAAWSELLERLCADRTALVGALLAGADPGRLVEVTTGAGDRHRGGRSVAVLRFEHGARAVLKPRPLAVHRHFNDTVRWLNSRLPGLDLRTLAVLERPGYGWVEHAAAAPCTDQAQVGRFYRRLGTLLALVHALGGTDVHFENLLACADQPVLVDLETLFHPAPAQPAADDPALAAFQSSVYRTALLPCLVAGEHGTLDLSALGGDRDTPLPNDVTGWDAPATDEMRLVRTTGVFQGAANRPRLAGIDADPGGHTEALLDGFRDGYDAILAHRDELTGPDGLLAGFAADETRAVLRPTHWYATLLDESTHPDVLRDALERDRLLDTLWRDPSVEPAPHPLTGAESAALWAGDVPLVGCRPGSTELTAGTRTATGLVKESGLARAERRLATMNRTDRSDQEWVIRAALATRRTGHHATAAPPPSPLAATVPDPERLLAAACGIADRILADAHDDGRRVNWLGLEPLDDRLWAILPQGAGLPHGYCGTALFLAQLAALTGTERFTSAARRTLTPVPSLLTALADRPGDLTAIGAGFAGLGGIAYALSRLAALLDDGEIAAWADTAVDLAAMAVDLTTGPAEEAGLTTGPAEEAGLLDGDAGCLAAMLAVQRSTGSARAARAALACADRLAARAPEDLPSGGFRSGAAGIGWALLRYAAAGGTARHAAAGLAALHTAADREATAAVGTGWCDGPSGTALALADSGTATADPALAALLDRAVAAAASRTVGDHSLCHGATGAIELLLTAGAAGLADPGAVVPRAGALLAGLDRFGPRCGTPDAVSSPGLLAGLAGIGYGLLRLGFGSRVPSVLLLHPANPHN
- a CDS encoding MFS transporter; this encodes MRLPGRRFAAISGNPAFRRMWIGQFTSDLGSSVTVLALPMLAVAASGSAAEAGVLGTLTFLTTWLTSMPAGQLADRYPPRRVLLACDTVRLVAVGTIAAGALLHRTPFWLLALAVVVANAASMPFGPAAGKMLRTVVPADQLPEAVSVNQIRGYTASIVGPAVGGALFAAGRAVPFLTDALTYAASLVAVRGLPAGAAPAPDERTGRPERPRLREGLRVLRTTPFLRSTLVYSQLANPAVSMLLFVVLLRPGAGGGGVGLSLSAAAAAGLAGSTVAPWVYRRLGLRRLMLAVCLVRLLAAAVAALVGGPVALGGALAAVLLLGPVVGAAIGATTMQLVDYEVYGRVTGTSSFIGSALQPLAPLAAGVLVQTGGARSALGVVAGLFACCALTVVLGRGLDVAAPRAAEPKADRVGVTSPAVPDHGPAPAA
- a CDS encoding ATP-binding protein, whose translation is MLITSPVVVGRGDELTLLDACLAAARQGEGRAVFLLGEAGIGKSRLAAECAYRAFSSGLAVLRGRAATTGATMPFRPIAEALLSYFRLGGPPQSPELVPYRSALGNLLPEWRTAEPAGEPASLFETAEAVLRLLLAIGRDLGQHRQPGCLLVIEDLHDAEAETLAVLEYLCDNLRNLPVCLVATLRPDADQAGELARTAALRRTAVLTELRPLTADEVRTMAAAALAIGDGQLPAEVADRLVRDAEGNPFVVEELLGGMVSAGGLSRGPAGDWQIRGDLGIDVPTTVVHSVAQRAARLSPAGRTMLERAAVLGRRFSLPVLKLVTGLDDRDLLVHLRAGIDAQLISPSGPVGDWYEFRHALTAEALLAQLLPSERAAIASQAADAVERAHPGLPGEWCPQVAALRLTAGDTRAAALRYAEAARAARAGGAVNSAVALLEQAHELLADPAAAADRTPVAEQLVYTLIETGQLDRALTLAEALPEAGPGALDAARTVALHTRLAWAAVTASRYQDAATRVQHVRGLLGGFDSAAQTPAVDVVEAYLVFAGVERTGTDRAAEAERLARRAAAGAEQAGLAEVACQAWDLLALFERRHGFDRADACLERGLALATEHGLTTWQVTLLLRLGANEFLRSGSSARLQRAHRAALRHGALVLMHTAEATLAIQAVLRGEYATARDLTDRCVEATARLRNADNHQLVLLTRAALAAHRGRRREMERELAEFRRWDGERSLQLPLVFGSRAVCALLEEDRREALGELDRALAWEDQNPSVFYLSGRYGLRPLLRALSGQADPAEHAAAAAHPAAALPWNRQFERLAHAVHEGRAGRTAAALEAVAEAGRAGAPFLMAHRLGLRLVAEAALADGWGDPVEWLRGAEEYFHTAAVPSVAGACRELLRRAGAAVPQRRTGTAAVPAELRRQGLTVREYEVFLLLLHRLGNQEIAQRLFISPRTVEKHVASLLAKTGRPHRAALCDHAAEVLRLLEPVPGPNHPTGLSTTS